In Diceros bicornis minor isolate mBicDic1 chromosome 13, mDicBic1.mat.cur, whole genome shotgun sequence, the sequence tcgtgccatttgcgacaacgtggatggaccttgagggtattatgctaagtgaaatgagtcagacagagaaagacaaacatcgtattatttcactcatatgtggaagataaacaaacaaacaaacacacatagataaggagaacagattggtggttaccagaggggaagggagtggagggAAGGCGAAAGGggaaaaggggcacatgtgtatggtgatggatggaaactagacattTGGTGGTGAAAACAAGATGCattctatacagaagctgaaatataatgatgtacacctgaaatttacacaataagCCCATgtgacctcaacaaaaaaagattaaTCTTTGAAGATTATTTTAGATGACGAGGGTGGACACTGTCAGGAAAAAATCATCTATGCCTTGCAGAAAGCAAAAGGTCTTTCTTGGTGCCCTCTGGGTGCAGTAGTGGGTGTTCTGAGGATCATCTGACTTTATAGAGGTGGACTCCTTTAATTGACTTTCTATGGACTAGGGtattttacaactctgtaaatGTGGTTGTTAAGTTATAGAACACTGATAGCAATGCAAATGATTTCTATGCATAGTAATGCAAATGATTCCTATtcaaacaatgaaaatgaaatttctcCCGTAGAGAATATAAATTTCCGTAAGTCAAATTCTCCTTTGAACCAGTCCTAACACCTTACTGGTTCCTTCATGAATTAATGAGCTCAGTGAAATCTTTGATATATGTTCATTTAAgaaaaaccataaaggaaaagactcaTAAGTTCATTAAGAACTCTATTCATTAAAAGTCAttattctattctgttctattctattctgtgCTGTTCgtcaaaagaaagtgaaaagaatatACTTCAGCAGTGAAAACAAATcaacataaataaatatcaaaacctATTGTTGAGTGATAAATCAAGTTACAGAAgcatacatactgtataattcatttttaaaatcatgaaaacaaataagttgtttaagaattttatttcttgaaaaatattaataaaaccaattaaaatttttttaaactctgaaaTATAGACACCGAAATGTTAACAGTAATTATCTCCAGGTCTAATGCAAtggatgattttcattttcttctttttgtttgtctctgatttataaaattttaagagtAAACATGCATTACTGTTGCAATAAAGATAATAAGTAATaaactgagagaagatattttcaatgcACATAATAGACAaagaattaatatccaaaatatataataagctacaaatcaagaaaagaaaaagcaaacaacatCTCCTAttcattgaacacttactatttgTTTTTCGCtgataaatgctttacatgtattatctcatttaatcctcctcacAACCTTCTGAGGTCTAGACTATGTTCTTCCCATTAAAAAATACGGAGACAGACTCGGAGAAGGTAGGTAACTTGCACATCATCACCGAATTAGAAAGGggtagagctgggattagaaCAGAGAAGACTGATTCCTAGCTTGCTTCCTTCCACAATACTACCGACAATTTAATGGAAAGATGTCAAATTCACTAGCAACCAGGGAATTACAAATTGAGCAAAAAACAATGTTACCACTGTGCATCTGTGAGATAGACAGGAACTTTAGAATGTTTGAGATACATAAGCAGCATCAAGAGTTGATGACAATGAAAGGTgtagactggtgcagccacttggAAGAATAATTTATGAGTATCTAGTAAATTTGAAATTTCCTTGATTCTAAAATCTGCTAAGTCCACTGCTAAACACAAATCCTAGAAAAAATACTTACATATGGAAAAATGTCCAAAGACATTTGTTGCAAAATTGTGAAAATAgtggaaaatttggaaataaacaaATGTTCAATAATAAAGAATTAGAAGGGCCAGCCcggcagtgtagtggttaagttcatgcactctgtttcggcagcccaggtttcacaggttcagatcccaggcgtagaCTTgtgtactgcttatcaagccacgctgtggcaggcgtgccacatataaagtagaggaagatgggcatggatgttagcccagggccaatcttcctctgcaaaaaaaaaaaaaaaaggaaggaaggaagggaagaagaattaGATAAATGAATGTGGTGTATTTTCAAATACTtgttaaaaagaatgagttaGGCCTATAATTACGAAACGGGTAGATATTAGAAACATGATGTCAAGTTAAAATTTTTTCAGAGTGATACTATTTCAGGATGATACTATCATGCTAccattataaatttttaaactcaTACAAGAAAATTCTCTACATTGCTTATGGATATAATTGTGTGTAAGGAAAAGTTTACAAACACTGAATAGACTTCAGTTGAATGATAGTGGTTGATTCAGAGGAGTTGGGAATATTCAAAGGGCACTTCAACTTTATCTGAAATTATTTAGtcctttttaaacacaggaaaaaaaagacagactaaATACGGCAAAATATTAACAAGTGTTTGTTTTGGATGTGGAAAAATGAGGTCTTTGTTATATTGTTTTCTATaatctctttctctgtgtctctttctgtctctgtctactctttctctctttatatagatagatatacatatagagaTACATaattatagatatacatatacacacatatatttttcttttatgaaatatatatatttatcttctcaaaataAAAGTGAGATTTAATATGTAAAACCAGGTAAGAGTCAGTTTCACAAGCTGAGTCCAGACAGACCAATTATTAGCCATATTGTTACACAGATATATCTAAAATAATTCTATCTTAGATTTTATAGCACCTAGTGCAAAAAGCAATGCTAAATATTCCTTGTAAGTACATGTGAGATGTTAATGTATAATAGAGTTCTTGCATAATCTGTCTACTCCTTGTGTCATTTTTACCCCCAAATCCTTTACACTGGAGACAAGCATGTGTGCATGTTAAACATTTGGCTGTGATCATATTGAACTGACATAAACTTCCAGAGGTGAGGAGAGAATCCAGGAAAAGCAATGAAGCAATGGCCTTGAACCATAAGGACATAGTCATTGTCGAAGAAATTCTTTGCTTTCAATACTTAACTGAGTCATTGGGTGGTGGCAGCTGAAAAGTTTCCAACCAATGGGGAGACTTTCAGTTTAGGAGTGGCCACACTCTCTCTAGGTTGCTCACAGCCCCAGAAAGGCTCAGGTTGGTCTGAACTGATAAATTTTATGATGCCACAGGAGCCCTATCAAGTCTGCTCATGATTCTGGACAACATTCTGAAACATTCTGGATCATTGAGCTGTCCCTTTGTTGCCAAATATTTTCAGAAAGGCCTCCTTTACATCCTTGTTCCGGAGGCTATAGATGATGGGGttgaagaaggcagacacaatGTTGTAGAACAGCGCCAGCTTCTTGTCCCGCTCTGGGTCATACCAGGAGCCAGGCCTCATGTACACGATCATGGCTGGCCCACAGAACATGGTGACCACAGTGATGTGAGAAGCACATGTAGAGAAGGACTTGAGCCTTCCCTGGGATGAACGGATTCTTAAGATGGAAGCAAAGATGCGGACATATGAGGCCAGGATGAGTGAGAGTGGGACCAAAAGCAGGATGAAACCCAAGATGAAGTCCACTTGGCCATTGAGGAATATGTCTGCACAGGCTAACTTCAGGACAGCAGGGACCTCACAGAAGAGGTGGTTTATCTTATGGGGGCCACAATAAGGTAGATGCATGGTGAAGACAGTGTAGATCAGAGCCCCAGCTGTGCTAATGAAACAACAGACTATGACCATCTTGATACAAATGGGACGGCTCATGAGTAGCTTGTAGTGAAGGGGGAAACAAATGGCCACATACCTGTCAAGGGCCATAATGGCATAGAGGATGCACTCAGCAATACCTAGGACCAAGAAGATGAACATCTGGGCTACACAAGCTCCCCAGGAGATGGTCCTCCTTGGACACATCATATTAACCAACATCTGAGGCATGGTGGTGGTGACATAGCGCATGTCCACCAAGGAGAGAATACTGAGAAAGAAGTACATGGGTGTGTGAAGGTGCGAATCCAGGTAGATTAGGGTGATGATGAGTCCATTGCCCAAAAGGGTGATGaggtagaggaggaggaagaaggtgaACAGGGCCATTCTGATCTGTGACTCACTGGAGAAGCCAAGGAGGAGGAACTTGGACACAGAACTATGGTTCTCCTTGCCAAGGCTCTGCATGGTGATCTGCCTAATAAAGACAAGAACTTCCCTGTTCTGTCTTTGGCCTCAGGGGAGGAAGGACAGAGTTGACAGAAGCTGAGTCATACACACACAGCACCTTGCACAGTAGCTTGCATAGATTTGGTCAAAACTTCGTTGAGTTGGATGAAAAGGGATAGGAAGCTAGCGCAGCTCTGGCACtgggaaataagtcagaaggtCTGGATACCTACCTGTAATAGAATACAGAAGGGCTGACTGCCCACATGCTCTTCTCTGGAAACCACCCTCACCCGTGGAAGGCAAAGCATTGGGGAGCCATGTCTCTAGCAGGGGGCCCAGCCAACTTCTGGCCACTGCCAAATTCTACCAAGGGTGTACACTTGTCCCAATCTGCAGGACAGTTCTCTGCTGAGAATTTAAAATTATGATGCTGAAAGTCTGTGTCAGTGGGCTGTGGATGTCTGAGGTACTATCAACCCACAGCTGGTATGGTGGTAACTCAAAGTCACAGGCGAGCTGAAGctaaagagaagaaaagtgaaGGCCTTGCGGAGATGATAAAAGAGCAGACGTGCtggaaagcagagaggagagaccgCATAGCCCTGAGCAACTGAGAGAGTGACTCTGGTTCGTGACCTGCTGCCCCCAATTTCCTTGATGTTTATCTGAGCTTTGTTTCCTGTGCTTGGATAACTATGGGATTTTCTGTTGAATCCTTACAGTGACCACCCCTTGACCACATTTTAAATTCAGCTCTTCCTGAATGTCCCTTGGTTGTCACTtacccagctgtgtgacctcaggcaagtctctTCACCTACATtggcctcagtctccctgtctGTTAGATAGAGATGAGACATCTATGGCACAGCGAAGTGGCAAAGAGCATGTGAGATATGTACGTCAAGACATTTTGCAAAATACTAAACACTAGACAAAGGAAAGGGTTCAGTATAAGTGGAATGATTCTGAAAATCAGAAGAGTGGGGGGCTGCTCTTGACTCTGCCCTTGATTTGCTGCGTGATCTTGGGTAACTCCATATCTGTCTATGAACTTCACAGCCCCATTTTTAAGTGAGGCTGTTGGACTTGATCACTCCAAAGGACCCTTTTGGCTCTGCTATTCTTTGACACCAGAAACAGCAGGCTAGAGACCTGTGATTGCATCAGTGCGATAGCACCAAGGAGAGGGCTGAGCTGAGCAGTCAGCTGAGCAGGATCACGTTGGCAGGAGATTCTTTCTGGGAGTCGGAGACATGAGACCAGAGCATGGGAGAGTACCTGGAGCATAGACTCAGGCACCAACACACGTGAGTCTTGCAGCCTCTTTACCTACTcccaagtcacttagcctctcatCAGTAATACCTCCTCTGTAGTGGAGATTGCATGAAACATACCTGGTCTATtgaaagtgctcagtaaatggtagcaaTTTAGGTAATGGGAAGCTGGGTGGAAGGAGGAGtgaaaggaggggagaggagctatCATAGCATATTCAAACATCTGAGGTTCCAGAGGACAGGGCAGAAAATATGATTGTGAGGACAGATTGCCGCAGGATGGTGGTGGAGGTCTTAAGATGGAAAACTTGTTTGAAGCCGTATGGACAAAACAAGATGGTGTGATATTTTTGTGCGGAGCTTAAGGGCACATCAATAATTGGGTGAAGAAAATTGTCCCAGATCAGGAAGTTGGTGAAGGGAAGAGGATAACCAGGGAAGCTCAGAGTCTTGGACACTGAGAGGGGAGACTATCAAGAGCTAAGTATTCGTCAGCAGTGCAAATGGCAAACCCTGAAGCCAGGATGAAGAGGGCTGCAAACGAGGAGGTGATCACATCCCCCTTTCCACCAGTCCACACCTCAGACCTGGACTTTTTCTGTGGCTTCTTACTGGCCTCCCTTCCTGGTCCACTCAGCAGATACTGTTTCATCTATCATGCCCTTTCTCATGCCTCCTTAGACTGGAGATTTAGGCCTTTCCCATCTAACCAGTTTTCAAGTCGAGTATGATTTGTCAGTACCTCAGTGAGACTTCTGAGCCATGATGCTAACAGCACAACTCCCAAAAGGATCCTCATTGGGCAGCTGGGATGCCCCTCCTCTCTGAGCCACAGATCTTCCAAGCTATCTGGCTTTCTCAGTATTTGCCATATATGCCATGCAGATCTCCACCACCCTTCCTTTGAGCTGCTCATCTGCTGGGAATGCCTTCTGTAATCCTTTCTGCTTCTTCACATCTCAACTGCCAAATCCCAGCTTGGAATTTCCTCCTCCTTACCCCACTAGTCTAGCCTTGCGGACTTTGTGTATCGTTCTTCCATCTAGGGTGTAGGCAGAGGCTATGTCTCTTTTGGATCTCTCCACAGTATCTAGTAGGGATAGGCAGACTGCTTTCGGAGCCCCACTCCAGTACGGGGTCTCTGGCTGCATAGCCTTCCAGATTCTTAACCACTGCACTCTACTGCCTTTCTTAAAGGCACCCATGAAGAAACAATTACATCAAGCCTTCGTGCTACGAAAATGCCATATTCATACTCACTCTCCTTTCTCTACCTGCCAGTGCTTCCCTGTCCCTTACCAGCCTCTACTCTTCCggtggaaaagaaggaagaggatgcCTAGTCAGGGGCACATCAGGGAGCCCCAGGACACATTCTGGGTGTGGGAGTTCCTGAGGGGAACGTGCGCAAGTCTGGAAAGTGCACTGGAAATCCCACTCCTGCTCAGTGGGGGCAGATGCTCCCTGCTCAACTCCTCCAGTGAGTAGGACAGAGAAGACTAGGGTCCTCTGTCCATTCTTGGGGATGCCCAGGGAAGGAaactcccccagcccctccctcagtCCCACTTACAGATGACCAGCCCTCTGTTCTTCTGCTAGAGTAGCCTCCTTCACTCCTGTGGCAGCATCAGCCTGTTTTCTCTTGGTCTTGTGTATAAGAGAAAGCAGTTCACCCCTTCTCCTTAGCACAGTGGCCCTCCAGGAGAGATCCATGCCTCTCTTAAGAGTATTGAACACAGAGCAGCCATGGAGGGAGGGGTTTCCAGCCGGCAGATTAAAGAGTACTCTTTGTATCAAAATGGGGTTAGAGAGTGGATTTTCAATCCCTGGAAAGCCCTGACAATTCCCTGTCCTTGCTGGTAAATGGAGCACAGAGCCCCTGGGCTAGATGAAATGCTCAGCCAGGAAGGTTAATGGCTCAAGACATTTTAGGCTTGGTGCCTGGAGCTAGTGAGCTGGGCAGTTTGTGAAGTTTCCATTAGGGGAATGAAATTTCTTCccactgagacttggaggagggaggagtccTAGGGCTGAGCTTCCATGTCCCTGTGTGACACagtgattataataataataactgcttTGTTTCCTTCAGAAGTACTTTTGTGTGTCTTTTATATCCTCAAGCATCATATCCAAGGCCCACATCTAATAGAGGTAAAACTAAGGCTTGGGTATAGATAATATAAATGCTGCTAATACTTATTAGTGTCCtcataactaccatttattgaaatctACTATTATCCAAGGCCACATACCTCCTTGTGGTATAAATGCTACCAAACCTATTACCATAGCAATAACCACCTCCCATTGAACACTTACTCTTCTCAGATGCTAGACTGGGCACTACACATAGTATAATTAATCTCCACAACAAGGTCGGTAAGCCATTTGATAGATAAAGAGGCACAAAGAGTTTAAGAGAATTAAGTGGTTTGTTCACACCACATAGCATATAAATTGTATAGTCCAAATTTGAACCTAGATCTGCTGGATTCCAAGCCCTCCTTCTGCAGCATCTCTATGGCCAGGCTTCTATGGGGAAAGaggaactattcctctaccctctaggtccttctggctggtctaagagttaaattgacatgagacagaataacaggagaaaataaaacaaagcttaataacatgtatacatgggagaaacccaggaaaactgagtaactggcccaaatggccaaagccaccaccttaaataccgtcttcagctaaagataaaggaggatgttgggggtagtggtttgggacttcaaaggggaggaaggcaattcacatggagatggaaaagcaaacgtTTGTTAGACGTTTGTTTgctgggccacctatagagaatgtgacgagagagagagagagagagagagagagagaaagagagagagagagagagagagagagagagagagaactttgataagaatgggcttagcaaggatcctcccagtctattatgcccagagttatctatggtgatggcctgtcctggggacaggccttctatcttaaaatcttcttaggcagttagggggaaggtcaaagtttctttcagagacttttgtccttaaaaataatcaagccaaagacacacattttggggtggccaattttgatccccCACAGTGCAGTACCGGTTTGCAATACTGGTGTGTATAGTCAGGCTGTAGAGTGTCTACAAGGCTGGATGTAAGAGTCCGGTGGTCAAAGGCCAGAACAGATGTACAGTCTTCCTTAGACCCACTTGGGGGACACTCTCCTCAACTAAGTGCTCTCTTGGGTCCTTCTGGAATTCcaagagagaaaggcagaagacTAGCTCAGCCTCATTAACTGCTGTAGGACAAGGCTCACTGGAAAGGAGCCTGCCTTGTGGGTGGGAGGCACTGACCAGCTATGACAGGTGGTCCAGGCCCGCAAAGTAGAATTCAAATTCTAAAGGGCGTGGTGATGAAGGTAAAGTTCAGGGCAAGGTGAAGTCCAGTTTGGGTGCTGGGGGACTTAAGGCCAATGGGAAATACTTTTACCTTGGTAAAGGTCAGTAATGAGGAATTCAGGTCAAGTGGTACTTAGAGGTCAAAAGGTGTCTGTCTACAAGACAGTGCCTAAGCACCTGGTGGGACCTGACGGGCAGAACTGGATGAGTCCTGGTAACTGGGAGAGAACCTGGAAAGAACAAGTTATCTTAAAGGACAGGTTCTCAAGGCAAAGATCAAAGAAATCCTGTTAATATAACTAGACCGTGAAATTGGACAAGCCAGCAGCAAAGCAGATGCTATCTGAGATGCTATCTCAGTGTATGGGTCTGCGACTGCTTAGGTACCCAGAGCTGTAGCACATTCATCCAGGTAACATGGATTTTCACGGCTAACAAGTATCAGCCACAGTTCTTGGCTGCAACTGTGGGGAGACAACAGGAAAGCCATGGATAAGACTGGGTAGGGTGATCTCATATTCTAGTTTTCATGCAACAGTTCTGGTTTATTCCTGTTGTAGATCAATTAACTCCTGTAATTATTTTAAACTATCCATTTCACTCTCCAAATGTGTCTAATTTAGGTCATTTATATAGTCTCCTAGATTAGGAGGCCATGAGCCTGGTAGCTACCTGATATAGAGCAGCCCTACCAAGGCACATGCAGTAGATGTTGTACAATATAGTTATAGATTTTGGTATATCTTCTCTCTTGACTATTTATCTGTTCTCTACATTATTCTCTTTCCCAAACTTAGGTTCCGAAACCCCAGAAGACACAGAGCCAGTGTCTGTTGTGcaacacaggagaaaaaaaaaaggccagacaGATTGGTGGCTGaatgctgcctccaccactgcctAGCCTCATGACCATGGGCAAACTActggccctctctgagcctcattttcatcaTATTTAGAACAGGAAACAATGCTGTGCGGGTTAAGAAGGTGTTTGTAAGGTGCTTACTACAGGTTATGGTACACAGGAGGGGCTCAGTCAGTGGTAGGTCCTATCCTGACAGCAATGAGTGAACAGTATTAAGAGTCAGCCTCCTTCTTCGCCTGCAGGGCATCCTGTGATAGAGCCTGGAGCCCAGACCTGTGCCCCTCGGAAGCCTGTTTTTATTCCAGCACAATTCTCTGCCTCTCAACTTAGTTTCTCTTTACCTAACACTTGGCCATGGTGTTATAATCTTCTTAAAAtttattgttggattcaatttgctaaatttttgttaagaatttttgcatctgtgttcatgagaagtatgagtctgtagttttcttttcctgtaatatCTTTAGTTTTCATATCAGAGTgatgctggcctcacagaatgagttgggAACTATATTCTCTCCTCTTAAGTTTTCCAGAAGAGTTACTGTAGACTTGgaaatatttcttccttaaagGATTGGTAGATTTCACAAGTGAATCCATCTaggtctggagttttctttgtggaaaggtttTAACTCcacattcaattttaaaaatagatatatagcTATTCAGGTTACCTATTTCTTTTCTAATGAGCTTTAGTAGTTAATATCTTTcaatgaatttgtctattttatctaagttgtcTAATTTATCAGAATAAACCTGCTCCtattattcccttattatccttttaatatctgtagaatctACAGTGATgttatctttctctttcctgacattggaaaaatgtgttttctctttttttacctgatcagtctggctagagtaagattatttatcttctcaaaaaaaaagagacacaaatAGCTTTTGGCTtcatagctttttatttttttattcaggtCACAGTGTTtcataacattacataaatttcaggtgtacatcattatatttcagcttctgtatagaatGCATCTTGTTTTCACCACCAaatgtctagtttccatccatcaccatacacatgtgccccttttccCCTTTCGCCTTccctccactcccttcccctctggtaaccaccaatctgttctccttatctatgtgtgtttgtttgtttgtttatcttccacatatgagtgaaataatacgatgtttgtctttctctgtctgactcatttcacttagcataataccctcaaggtccatccacgttgtcgcaaatggcacgatttcatctttttttatggccgagtagtgtAAGATTACTTTTGATCACAAAAAAAACTGGTCTCATTATGTCTGGCCTCATTGCTCATGTAGATGCAGCAGGAATGTGAACCATATATGCCTCCTCTAGTTTACTTTGCAAAtctgataccgaacctcttaatctcaagtttctATGCCCAATGCGTAATAAGCCATTCACTGAGACACTGGTGCTTGGAGATTGAGAAacgtttattcaaattggccaaaacgagaagGCAGGAgaataggttctctcaaatccacctgaagaagagaagaaggcagggtgtctttatagagctaaggggcttgggaggaggagtttccCGGGAAACAAAGGGGAAgcctgtgtttctttcactccagataagcccttgggcaaccacACTTCTGGGCGtcaatggcagctgggggctggttatctggtggttgtaacttccttaaaggcgctctttttcttctgcaaaaacaAGCTTATAAATTCTTGTGACTCTTGAGTcatccctcaggttaaacaagaaaacagcaaattaacaagattaatttATCTTCATCTGTAtttgtgttgggaacaaggtcaaagggTAATCATATTCTTTGAATATACGGTAATcttcaggtacctggcttcaaatcTAGAGACATGCAGTATTGAACCACTTCTAAGGCCACAGAATTAACTTCTTCCTGGAAGTTTTCATAAAGAATCTCAAATTGGACTTTCAAAATCCTCTATTATTTCTTATACTGAGGCTGGAAAACCCGCCCGAGAAATTCTCTCCTTCACATTTTACCTGCAGTATtgaatttgggtgaattcctctcctatCAAGCCCCCAAATTTGCTAAGGTTCCTGCTGGCCCGGAGGTGATAGTCCTTGCCATCTGTAAGGTTGGGATCTCGTAAGCCAGACACCAGGTCAGCTTTCTTGGGAAGGCTTTGCAGAGGTTGACTTCACTAGTAAAGTCAACCCTTGCTACTTAATAGTAGCTTGTCCCGCCTGATTAATAAATAATAACTCCTAAATATGACTTTGGTTATGCAATCAATTTGACCAAGTCTATtctagttaaaaagaaaataggttCTTATTGAATGTATGCTAATAACTATGTTGCTATGTAAAGCAAGGAGACTAATTTGAGTTTCTGATTTCTGGTGGGATAATAAGAATCAGATGTCAGTTCAAAATGTTTCATTTCAGTTTACAAAAACAGGGTCTACTAAATTGAGTGTTGGAGATAGCtcgagaggaaagagaaagggtttTCTCATATATCCAAAAAACCAGAAC encodes:
- the LOC131412386 gene encoding olfactory receptor 2G3-like translates to MQSLGKENHSSVSKFLLLGFSSESQIRMALFTFFLLLYLITLLGNGLIITLIYLDSHLHTPMYFFLSILSLVDMRYVTTTMPQMLVNMMCPRRTISWGACVAQMFIFLVLGIAECILYAIMALDRYVAICFPLHYKLLMSRPICIKMVIVCCFISTAGALIYTVFTMHLPYCGPHKINHLFCEVPAVLKLACADIFLNGQVDFILGFILLLVPLSLILASYVRIFASILRIRSSQGRLKSFSTCASHITVVTMFCGPAMIVYMRPGSWYDPERDKKLALFYNIVSAFFNPIIYSLRNKDVKEAFLKIFGNKGTAQ